Below is a genomic region from Candidatus Sulfotelmatobacter sp..
GGCGCCCGGCGTATCGCGCCACGAGAAGAAGTAGAGCGATTGCCCGTCGGGGCTCCAGGACGCTTCGCGCGGCCCGAGCCGCGCCACGCTCGAGATCGCGCTGCGATCGTTGAGCGGAAAGACGCCGGCGCGCGCCACCAGTGCGCCGCCCGAGTCCCAGATCTCGATCCGGCCGGGGAACAGGTAGTGGGGGAAGCCGAGCGGCAGTTTCTCGTAGATGCGCTCGATCTCGAGGTACTTCTCGTCCGGCGACAGCTGCCAGTCGCGCAGCATCAGGGGCGCGCCGATCTGGCGCACCGAGCCCGTGTCGAGCGTCACCTGAACGAGCTGGCTGGTCGTGTACCAGGTGAAGCGCTGCTGATCGGTGTCGGTGCGGAGCACGTCGCGCGAGGTGCGCTGCGCCGCCGCGCGTCCCGCGCCGACGCGCACCTGCGGCCCGTTCGGGATGCGGCTCGGCTCGCCCAGCGCGCTCTGCAGTGGCGAGACCTGCGCCACGTAGAGCGAACGATCGTCGTTGCTCCACTCGATGTTCGACACCAGAATGGTGTTGAGCTTGAGGCCCTCGATCTTCTTCGCCGAGCCCTGCGCCGCGTCCACGATCCACAGATCGGCGCCGCCGGTCGCCATCAGCGCGCACGCGATCTGCTTGCCGTTGTTGGACCACGACAGCCCGATCACGCGCGCCCCGTCGGGGAGCTGGGCGCGCACCGAGCCGCCGCCGGTGAGCGACACGATCGTGAAGCCGTTGGCGGCCTGCTTGAAATCGCCGCGATCGGCGCGCATCGAGGGCACGATCTCGAGCCCGGCGAGCTTCTCCACCGGCTGCGCCAGATCGGCGATCGGAATCAGCGAGGGCAGATTCGGCACCACCATGCGCGCGCCATCCGGCGAGAGGTCGGGCGCGCCGCGGGGCAGGCGCGGAGCGGTCAGGATGTCGCCGACCGGAGCGGGCGGGGTGCGGTAGCCCGCGTCTTGAGCGAACGCGGGCGTCATGAACACAACGAGCGCGGCGAGCGCCGCGAGGCGGAGACCAGCACGGGGGAGTGTCACGAGCGCGATCCTCCGATCGAGAGAGAGCTGAAGTCGGTCGCGGCGGGGATTCTACGCAAGCGGGCCACCGGTCCGCGAGCTTTTCTCACAACCGCCGGGCGGCCTATGCTCCCGGCATGGCCTTCATCTGCCATCTGTGCGGCGCGGCGCTCGACGTCGGTGAGCCGGTCTCGCGCGACGCCGAGTGCCCTGCCTGCCGCGGCGACGTGCGATGCTGTCGCAACTGCCGGCACTACGACGAGCGCTACAACAATTCGTGCACCGAGACGCAGGCCGATCCGGTGCCCGAAAAGACGCGCCGAAACTTCTGCGAGTTCTTCTACTTTTCGCGCGAGCCGTTCACCGGCGCCGCCCGCTCCTCCAGTCGGGAGGCCGACGCCCGGGCGAAGCTGGAAGCGCTGTTCAAGAAGCCGAAGCCCGGGGGCGGCCCCGGCGGTTGACCGGCGCTCGCCGCGACCGGTACCTTGCTCGGCCCCAACCCACGTCCGGAGGCACCGCTTGATCCGCAGCATGACCGGCTATGGCTCGGCCGACCTGGAACGCGATGGCCAGCGCCTGAATGCCGAAATCCGGTCGGTCAACCATCGCTATTGTGAAGTGTCGCTGCGGGCTCCGAAGATGGTCGCGCTGTTCGAGGATCAGATCCGGCAACTGGTGCAGGACCGCTTTTCTCGCGGCAAGTTGAACCTCACCATCACCTGGTCGGGGGCGGGGGACACCGGCGAGGTGCTGAAGCTCAACGAATCGGTGGCCGACCGCTACGTCTCGCTGTTCAAGCAGCTCGAGAGCCGCTACGAGATCCATTCCGGGCTCGACATCCGCACGCTCGCGCAACTGCCCGACGTGTTCAGCTGGGAGCACACCGCGCTCACCGACGAAGAGACCTGGGATCTGGTGAAGACGCTGGTCGAGAAGGCCTGCGACAACATGGCGGCGATGAAGGAGCGCGAAGGGCAGGCGTTGACCCGCGATTTCGAACACCGGCTGCGCCTGATCCGCATCGAGCTGGATCGGGTGGTGGAGCGCGCCCCGCTCCGGCCGATCGAGGCCAAGGAGCGCCTGATGAGCCGGCTCCGGCCGCTGCTCGACGACATCGAGATGGATCCGGCGCGGCTCGCCCAGGAAATGGCGTTGCTCGCCGACCGGCTCGACTGCACCGAGGAATGCGTGCGACTCTCCGCCCACCTCGACCAGTTCCGCTCGCTGATCGAGGGCCACGAGCTGGCCGGCCGCAAACTCAACTTCCTGCTCCAGGAAATGAATCGCGAGGCCAACACCATCGGCTCGAAGTCGAACGACGTCGAGATCACCCGGGCCGTGATCGTCATCAAGGAAGAGATCGAGCGCCTGCGCGAGCAGGTGCAGAACGTGGAATGACGGTGCAGGCGCGCGAAACCGACCCCGCCGATCCGATGGCGAAGCCCGACCCCGGGACCGCCGGGATCCCGTTCCGCTTCCAGGCCGGCGGCTTCCTGCTGGTGCTCTCGGGGCCTTCGGGCGCCGGCAAGGGAACGCTGGTCGAGCGCCTGGTCAAGGCGCGGCCGGAATGTGTGTTCGCGATCTCGTCCACCACGCGGCCCAGGCGCTCCACCGAGTCGGACGGCGTGCAGTACGAGTTCGTGACGCGCGACGAGTTCGAGCACCGTCGTCGCGCCGGCTATTTCCTCGAAAGCGCCGAAGTGCACGGGCATTGCTACGGCACCCCGGCACGATTTGTGGACGACGGGATCGCGAGCGGCCGCATCGTGGTGCTCGACGTGGACGTTCAGGGCGGCGCCAGCGTGCGGCGGGTGCGCCCGGACGCGGTCTCCATCTTCATCTATCCTCCCTCGATCGACGCGCTGCGCCGTCGCCTGCTCAAGCGGGCGACCGACGCGGCCGAGGTGGTGGAGCGCCGGCTCAAGGACGCCCCGGGCGAGCTGGCGGAATACCGCCACTACGACTATCTGGTGATGAACGATGATCTCGAGCAGGCGGTCGCACGCCTGGTCGGGATCGTGGATGCGGAACGTGCGCGAGTGCGCCGGCTCCGACCGTTGGCCGAGGACGGCCCCAATCCTTGAGAGGAGAAACACGGTGACGAAACTGGCTTCTCTGATTCCCCCGCTCGGCAAGAGCAAGTACGAAACGGCGATCGTCGCGGCGCGCGAGGCGCGCCGGTTGAACGACTGGTCGCGGCAGTCGGGCCAGCCGGTGCCCGGCAAGGTGACCTCGGTTGCGCTCGAGCGCGCGGTCCGCGGCGAGGTCGCCTATGGATACGAGGACAGCGCCCAAGGATAGGCTGCGCCTGAGAACGCCGAGGACGAGGCGCGAACGAGCGACGAGCGAGACGTATCCGCAGGACGCTTCGCAGCGAGGAGCGACTGAGCCACGCGGAGATCGGCGTTCTCGGGCGCAGTCGGTTCGCGGTCGCGTCGTAGTCGTCGGCGTATCCGGCGGCATCGCGGCCTACAAGGCCTGCGAGCTGGTTCGGATGCTCAAGACCCGCGGCGCGTCGGTGATCGTGGTGATGACACCGGCCGCCGCGGAATTCGTCACGCCCCTCACGTTCCAGGTGCTGTCGGGAAATCCGGTGGTGCACAACCTGTGGGGCGACCAGCAGCCGCGATTCGAGCTGCCCGACCAGGCGAGGCGTCGTGCCGGTGGGAAGGTGGAGCACGTGGACGTCGCCGAGATGGCCGACGCGCTGGTGATCGCGCCGGCCACCGCCGATCTGATCGCGCGGCTGGTGCACGGCGAGGCGCCCGACGCGCTCACCGCCGTGACGCTCGCGACGCCGGCCCCGGTGATCGTCTGCCCGGCGATGGATCTCGAGATGTGGCGGCAGAGCGTGACGCAGGAGAATCTCGCGAAGCTCAAGGCGCGCGGCGTCACCCTGGTTGGCCCCGAGAGCGGGCCGCTGGCCTCGGGGCTCGAAGGGCCCGGCCGGCTCGCCGCGATCGAGGCGATCGGCGAGGCGCTGGAGCAGGTGCTGGAGCGGCGCCAGTCGCTCGCCGGCCTGCGCGTGCTGGTGACCGCCGGACGCACCGAGGAGCCGCTCGATCCGGTGCGCGTGCTCACCAATCGCTCGAGCGGGCGCATGGGCGTGGCGCTCGCCGAGGCGGCGCGCGATCGCGGCGCCGAGGTGACACTGGTGGCGGGCGCGATGAACGTGCCGGCGCCGGCCGGCGTGACGGTGACCCCGGTGTCGACCGCGACCGAGATGAAGGAAGCGGTGTTGAAGGCGGCCCCGCGCGCTCAGGTGCTGATCGCGGCCGCGGCGGTGGCCGACTATCGCCCGGCGCGCGCGGCGCGCGAGAAGATCAAGCGCGGCAGTGCGCCGCTCACGCTCACTCTCGAGCCCAATCCCGACGTGATCGCGGCAGCTTCGGCGAAGCGTAAGGCGGGGCAGACCTTCGTCGGCTTCGCGCTCGAGACCTCGCGCGGCGTGGCCAACGCGCGCGCCAAACTGGCCCGGAAGGGGCTCGACCTGGTGGTGCTGAACGCGCCCGAGCAGGGACTCGGCGGCGACACCAACGTCGCCACGCTGGTCGAAGCGCGCGCGGCCAAGAAGCTGCCGCGCATGAGCAAGCGCGAGCTGGCCGAGGCGATCTTCGACCGCGTGCTCGAATTGCGGCGCGGCCGGCGAAGGGGGAGGCGATGAGCGAGCGCGAGCCCCGGGCCGAACTGGCCGACATCACGCGCGGACTGCGACGCCGGCTCGAGCGCGAGCCGGGCGGCATGGGCGGCGAGCTGCTGGCGCGTGGCGCGGTGGTGGCGCGGCGCGAACCGAGGCGCCCGACGCCGGCCGCCCGTATCGACGCCTCGGCGACCGCCGCTCCGGCTGCAGCGAAACCGGCCGCTGCGAGGCCGGCCGCGGCGAAGCCGGCCTCCGCGCCGCTCACCAACCTGTTCGGCGAGGCCGAGCCCGAAGCGCCCGCGAGCTACGAGCCGCTCGACTTCTCGCTGCCCTCGCATCACGCGGCGCTTCATCCGATCGAGGCCGGGGCCCGCGCCGAGATCCTCGCGGCGGCGCTCCCGATCCTCGACCAGGTGGCGGGCGAGGTTCGCGCCTGCAAGAAATGCGGATTGTGCGACACTCGCACCCACGCCGTGCCTGGGGTGGGCTCGGCGAGCAGCGGCATCGTGTTCGTGGGCGAGGCGCCGGGCGCCGACGAAGACGCGCAGGGAGAGCCGTTCGTCGGCCGCGCCGGCCAGCTGCTCACCCGAATCATTCAGGCGATGGACGAGGCGAAACTCCTTCCCGGCGTGCCGCTCAATCGCCAGACCGTCTACATCTGTAATGTGCTGAAATGCCGTCCGCCCGAGAATCGCAACCCGCTGCCCCACGAGATCGAACAGTGCTCACCCTATCTGCACCGGCAGCTCGAAGCGCTGAAGCCGCGCATCATCTGCTGCCTCGGCAAGTTCGCGGCCGAGTTGCTGGTGGGCGTGAAGGGCACGATTGGCGGGCTCAGGGGCAAGGTCTATCGTTTTCAGGGAGCGCGGCTGATCGTGACGTACCACCCGGCCGCCTGTCTCAGGAATCCGGGCTACAAGCGCCCTGTCTGGGAAGACATGCAGCTGCTGGCGCGCGAATACCTGGCCGACTAGCGGCGGAGGGATCCATCCATGACTGACGTCCTGCCTGCCCTCAGAGAGACTGTAGAAGGCCCGACTCCGCCTCAGGCGCTCGACGCCGAGCGCGCCGTGCTCGCGGCGCTGCTGCTCGACAGCGAGCACACCGGGCTCACCATCGAGAAGCTGCCGGCCAACGCCTTCTACCGCACCGCTCACCAGAAGATCTACGACGCGATCGTCGCGCTCTACAACCGCAACGAAAAGGCCGACGTCATCACGCTCGCCGAGGAGCTGCGCAAGCGCGGCGATCTCGACGCCGTGGGTGGTCCGCCGGCGCTGGCGCAGCTGCTCGAGTACGCGACCGCCACCGCCAACATCGAGCACCACGTCCGGCTGATCCAGGGCAAGTCGGTGTTGCGCGGACTGATTCGCGCGGCCACCGAGATCCAGCAGGAGTGCTTCACCGGTGGCGACGAGACCGGCAGCATCCTCGATCGAGCCGAGCAGCGGATCTTCGCGATCACCGATACCCAGGTGCGCCAGGGCTTCGTGGCGATTCGTGATCTGATCTCGCCGACCTTCAAGAAGATCGACGAGCTGTCACGACGCCAGGTGCGCGTGACCGGCGTGCCGTCGGGCTTCGAGGATCTCGACGAGAAGACCGCCGGCTTCCAGCGCGGCGACCTGATCATCATCGCCGGCCGCCCGGCGATGGGGAAGAGCAGCCTGGCGGTGAACATCGCCGAGAACGCCGCGATCCAGCACCAGATTCCGGTGGCGGTGTTCTCGCTCGAAATGAGCAGCGACCAGCTCGCGATGCGCATGCTGTGCTCGCAGGGCGAGGTGGATCTGAGCAAGGTGCGCTCGGGGTTCCTCGGCCGCGAGGACTATCCGGCGCTCCAGACCGCGGCCGGCAAGCTCTATCAGGCGCCGATCATGCTCGACGATTCCGCGGCGCTCAACGTATTCGAGATCCGCGCCAAGTGCCGGCGCTTGAAGTCCGAAGGCAAGCTCGGGCTGGTGGTGATCGACTACCTCCAGTTGATCCGCGCCACCGGTCGCGTCGAGAACCGCGTGCAGGAGATCTCGCAGATCACGCGGAATCTCAAGGCGCTCGCCAAGGAGCTCGACATCCCGATCATCGCTCTGTCGCAGCTCTCTCGCGCCGTCGAGCAGCGGCACGGCGCCGACAAGCGCCCGCAGCTCTCGGATCTGCGCGAATCGGGCAGCGTCGAGCAGGACGCCGACCTGGTGATCTTC
It encodes:
- the coaBC gene encoding bifunctional phosphopantothenoylcysteine decarboxylase/phosphopantothenate--cysteine ligase CoaBC; this encodes MDTRTAPKDRLRLRTPRTRRERATSETYPQDASQRGATEPRGDRRSRAQSVRGRVVVVGVSGGIAAYKACELVRMLKTRGASVIVVMTPAAAEFVTPLTFQVLSGNPVVHNLWGDQQPRFELPDQARRRAGGKVEHVDVAEMADALVIAPATADLIARLVHGEAPDALTAVTLATPAPVIVCPAMDLEMWRQSVTQENLAKLKARGVTLVGPESGPLASGLEGPGRLAAIEAIGEALEQVLERRQSLAGLRVLVTAGRTEEPLDPVRVLTNRSSGRMGVALAEAARDRGAEVTLVAGAMNVPAPAGVTVTPVSTATEMKEAVLKAAPRAQVLIAAAAVADYRPARAAREKIKRGSAPLTLTLEPNPDVIAAASAKRKAGQTFVGFALETSRGVANARAKLARKGLDLVVLNAPEQGLGGDTNVATLVEARAAKKLPRMSKRELAEAIFDRVLELRRGRRRGRR
- a CDS encoding uracil-DNA glycosylase; protein product: MSEREPRAELADITRGLRRRLEREPGGMGGELLARGAVVARREPRRPTPAARIDASATAAPAAAKPAAARPAAAKPASAPLTNLFGEAEPEAPASYEPLDFSLPSHHAALHPIEAGARAEILAAALPILDQVAGEVRACKKCGLCDTRTHAVPGVGSASSGIVFVGEAPGADEDAQGEPFVGRAGQLLTRIIQAMDEAKLLPGVPLNRQTVYICNVLKCRPPENRNPLPHEIEQCSPYLHRQLEALKPRIICCLGKFAAELLVGVKGTIGGLRGKVYRFQGARLIVTYHPAACLRNPGYKRPVWEDMQLLAREYLAD
- the dnaB gene encoding replicative DNA helicase — translated: MTDVLPALRETVEGPTPPQALDAERAVLAALLLDSEHTGLTIEKLPANAFYRTAHQKIYDAIVALYNRNEKADVITLAEELRKRGDLDAVGGPPALAQLLEYATATANIEHHVRLIQGKSVLRGLIRAATEIQQECFTGGDETGSILDRAEQRIFAITDTQVRQGFVAIRDLISPTFKKIDELSRRQVRVTGVPSGFEDLDEKTAGFQRGDLIIIAGRPAMGKSSLAVNIAENAAIQHQIPVAVFSLEMSSDQLAMRMLCSQGEVDLSKVRSGFLGREDYPALQTAAGKLYQAPIMLDDSAALNVFEIRAKCRRLKSEGKLGLVVIDYLQLIRATGRVENRVQEISQITRNLKALAKELDIPIIALSQLSRAVEQRHGADKRPQLSDLRESGSVEQDADLVIFVFREEYYKPDDPALKGLAEIIIGKQRNGPTGSIKLTFKRECTRFLPYTPLAPAEFGPSF
- a CDS encoding DNA-directed RNA polymerase subunit omega, which encodes MTKLASLIPPLGKSKYETAIVAAREARRLNDWSRQSGQPVPGKVTSVALERAVRGEVAYGYEDSAQG
- a CDS encoding YicC/YloC family endoribonuclease, producing MIRSMTGYGSADLERDGQRLNAEIRSVNHRYCEVSLRAPKMVALFEDQIRQLVQDRFSRGKLNLTITWSGAGDTGEVLKLNESVADRYVSLFKQLESRYEIHSGLDIRTLAQLPDVFSWEHTALTDEETWDLVKTLVEKACDNMAAMKEREGQALTRDFEHRLRLIRIELDRVVERAPLRPIEAKERLMSRLRPLLDDIEMDPARLAQEMALLADRLDCTEECVRLSAHLDQFRSLIEGHELAGRKLNFLLQEMNREANTIGSKSNDVEITRAVIVIKEEIERLREQVQNVE
- the gmk gene encoding guanylate kinase, translated to MTVQARETDPADPMAKPDPGTAGIPFRFQAGGFLLVLSGPSGAGKGTLVERLVKARPECVFAISSTTRPRRSTESDGVQYEFVTRDEFEHRRRAGYFLESAEVHGHCYGTPARFVDDGIASGRIVVLDVDVQGGASVRRVRPDAVSIFIYPPSIDALRRRLLKRATDAAEVVERRLKDAPGELAEYRHYDYLVMNDDLEQAVARLVGIVDAERARVRRLRPLAEDGPNP